The Drosophila subpulchrella strain 33 F10 #4 breed RU33 chromosome 4, RU_Dsub_v1.1 Primary Assembly, whole genome shotgun sequence genome has a window encoding:
- the LOC119561090 gene encoding uncharacterized protein LOC119561090 → MATHEGIHSYFSQLNSLSEKITRDINRVRSSFSRDAWLALTLNEQEKILNNRLINPDIYTKYYKTTETTSSVQEAQLKTDISKSDFQQFPYKDVVYSYNGQDLHTYIYQNVGLKILHDENTRDCRDEHSYPFSYRTKSQINILSNDPDDVSVVGAAADVSKSLYLKFTNNPKIPSFQINVNDKVDVSQRKTKMCEEENYQKSKCVYSNEQLLDSDEKLQLLFRFESKSSVSNDLSDYENEFKDISQDESAKLLTPELQVPKGFDFLSNW, encoded by the coding sequence ATGGCGACGCATGAGGGAATTCACTCATACTTTTCACAGCTTAATTCCCTCTCTGAAAAGATTACACGCGACATAAATAGAGTAAGATCTTCATTCAGTCGAGATGCCTGGCTTGCGTTGACTTTAAATGAGCAGGAAAAAATATTGAACAATCGCCTAATAAATCCTGATATATACACTAAGTATTATAAAACGACTGAAACAACCTCTTCAGTACAAGAAGCACAGTTAAAAACAGACATTTCAAAAAGTGATTTTCAACAATTCCCTTATAAGGACGTTGTATATTCATATAACGGGCAAGACCTGCACACATATATTTATCAAAATGTGGGATTGAAAATATTACATGACGAAAATACCAGAGATTGCCGCGATGAACATTCTTATCCATTTAGCTATCGAACCAAATCCCAAATAAACATACTATCCAACGATCCTGATGATGTCTCTGTTGTCGGAGCTGCCGCCGATGTATCGAAATCCctgtatttaaaatttacaaaCAACCCAAAAATACCCAGTTTCCAAATTAATGTCAATGATAAGGTCGACGTTAGccaaagaaaaacaaaaatgtgtgagGAAGAAAACTACCAAAAAAGTAAATGTGTTTATAGTAACGAACAATTATTGGACTCTGATGAAAAATTGCAACTGCTGTTTAGATTTGAATCAAAAAGCAGTGTGTCAAACGATTTGTCTGATTatgaaaatgaatttaaagATATAAGCCAAGACGAAAGTGCAAAACTTTTAACACCCGAACTGCAAGTCCCAAAAGGTTTCGATTTTCTCAgtaattggtaa